The following proteins are encoded in a genomic region of Labeo rohita strain BAU-BD-2019 chromosome 5, IGBB_LRoh.1.0, whole genome shotgun sequence:
- the rnf185 gene encoding E3 ubiquitin-protein ligase RNF185 isoform X1, protein MASAAASESSASASNGQTAGENSSGGGGGSSAQDSTFECNICLDTSKDAVISLCGHLFCWPCLHQWLETRPNRQVCPVCKAGISRDKVIPLYGRGSTGQQDPRERTPPRPQGQRPEPENRGGFQGFGFGDGGFQMSFGIGAFPFGIFATAFNINDGRPPPAAPGTPQHTDEQFLSRLFLFVALLIMFWLLIA, encoded by the exons ATGGCCAGTGCAGCGGCCAGCGAGAGCTCAGCGTCAGCTTCTAATGGACAGACGGCCGGAGAGAACAGCAGCGGTGGCGGCGGCGGCAGCAGCGCTCAGGACAGCACGTTTGAGTGTAACATCTGTCTGGACACGTCCAAAGACGCCGTCATCAGTCTGTGTGGACATCTCTTCTG CTGGCCGTGTTTGCATCAG TGGCTGGAAACCAGACCCAACAGACAGGTGTGTCCCGTGTGTAAGGCCGGCATCAGTCGGGATAAAGTGATCCCGCTGTACGGCAGAGGCAGCACCGGCCAACAGGACCCCAG AGAGAGAACTCCTCCACGACCGCAAGGACAACGGCCAGAACCGGAGAATCGTGGC GGGTTTCAAGGTTTTGGCTTCGGCGATGGAGGCTTCCAGATGTCTTTCGGTATTGGGGCTTTTCCTTTCGGGATCTTTGCTACAGCGTTTAACATCAACGACGGACGACCGCCTCCAG CAGCTCCAGGAACCCCTCAGCACACGGACGAGCAGTTCCTGTCCCGCCTCTTCCTGTTTGTGGCGCTGCTTATCATGTTCTGGCTACTTATTGCTTAA
- the rnf185 gene encoding E3 ubiquitin-protein ligase RNF185 isoform X2, which yields MASAAASESSASASNGQTAGENSSGGGGGSSAQDSTFECNICLDTSKDAVISLCGHLFCWPCLHQWLETRPNRQVCPVCKAGISRDKVIPLYGRGSTGQQDPRERTPPRPQGQRPEPENRGGFQGFGFGDGGFQMSFGIGAFPFGIFATAFNINDGRPPPAPGTPQHTDEQFLSRLFLFVALLIMFWLLIA from the exons ATGGCCAGTGCAGCGGCCAGCGAGAGCTCAGCGTCAGCTTCTAATGGACAGACGGCCGGAGAGAACAGCAGCGGTGGCGGCGGCGGCAGCAGCGCTCAGGACAGCACGTTTGAGTGTAACATCTGTCTGGACACGTCCAAAGACGCCGTCATCAGTCTGTGTGGACATCTCTTCTG CTGGCCGTGTTTGCATCAG TGGCTGGAAACCAGACCCAACAGACAGGTGTGTCCCGTGTGTAAGGCCGGCATCAGTCGGGATAAAGTGATCCCGCTGTACGGCAGAGGCAGCACCGGCCAACAGGACCCCAG AGAGAGAACTCCTCCACGACCGCAAGGACAACGGCCAGAACCGGAGAATCGTGGC GGGTTTCAAGGTTTTGGCTTCGGCGATGGAGGCTTCCAGATGTCTTTCGGTATTGGGGCTTTTCCTTTCGGGATCTTTGCTACAGCGTTTAACATCAACGACGGACGACCGCCTCCAG CTCCAGGAACCCCTCAGCACACGGACGAGCAGTTCCTGTCCCGCCTCTTCCTGTTTGTGGCGCTGCTTATCATGTTCTGGCTACTTATTGCTTAA